The genomic interval AGACTTATTAGTATTTGGAACAAACGGATTATTAGCAAATGATGCTGACCCAGAAGGTGTGAATTTAACATTAACTAAGTTTACTGTTGGTGGAATGACTTATCCAGCAGGAACGAAAGCTACCATTCCAGAAGGAGAAATTACTATTAATGCAGACGGAAGTTATTTATTTAGTCCAGCAGAAAACTTCAACGGAAACGTACAACAAATAACATATGTTGCTTCCGACGGAGTATTAGAAGCTGTAAATACATTAGACATTTCTGTTACACCAGTAAATGATGCGCCAGATGCAATGGACGATTTAGGAACAACAAATCCTGGTGTGCCAGTTACAATATCAATTTTACCAAATGATGTTGAACCAGATGGAGAAGCATTAACAGTAACCATTACTATGAATCCACCAAATGGAACAGTACTAGTAAATGGAGATGGAACAGTAACTTATACACCAAATGCAGGATTTATAACTGGAGATGATACGTTTGTTTATCAAGTATGTGATGCAGCTGGATTATGTGATACTGCAACGGTAACAGTAAAAGTACCAGAAACAGATTTACCACCAACAGCAAATCCGAATACAAACGCTACAGACGAACCAACAACGTTAACAGTAGCAGCTGCAGATGGGTTATTAACCAATGATACTGATCCAAATGGAAATAACACCATAACGGTAACAAGTTTCCAAATTGATGGAATAACAACTACTTATCCAGCAGATGGAAGTGCAGTAACAATTCCAAATGTTGGTACTATTGCGTTAAATGCAGACGGTAGTTATGAGTTTGTTCCAAATGGAACATTTAACGGATCAGTTCCTCAGATTACGTATACGGTTACAGACAATAAAGGACTTACAGATACAAGTACGTTAGACTTAGTTGTTAATCCAGTAAATGATGCACCAACTGCAAATTCAGAAACTGTAGATACTTTAGAGGATACACCAATAAATGTTGATGCAGCAAACGGATTATTATCGAATGATACAGATGAAGAAAACGGAACATTAACAATTACTAATTTTGAGATTGATGGCGTAGTGTATCCAGCAGGAAACACGGTACAATTAACAGAAGGAGCGTTAACCATTAATGCAGACGGTAGCTATACATTTGTACCAGCAGAAAATTACAGCGGTACAGTACCACAAGTTTCGTATACTGTAACTGATGGAACAGATACAGCTAAAACTACATTAGATATTACTGTTACACCAGTAAATGACGCACCAGTTGCAGTAAATAATACGCAAAATGGAAATATTGGAAGTCAAGTTACAATTCCTTTAGTAGCAGATAATGATACAGATATTGATGGAACTATAGATCCTACATCAATCATTTTAATTGACCCAACAGATCCAACAAATACAGGTAGTACAGGTACATCGTTGGTAATTGCTGGTCAAGGAACATATACAGTTGATGCAACAGGAAATGTAGTCTTTACACCAGAAAGTGGATTTACAGGAAACATTGCAAGTATTAACTATACAGTAAATGATAATGACGGATTAAACTCTAATGTTGCTACCATCAGTCTATCACTTACTTTAGATTCAGACGGAGACGGCGTTCCAAATAGTTTAGATTTCGATGATGATAATGATGGAATCCCAGATTTAGTTGAACAAAATGGTAATTCAACAAGAGATACAGATGGTGATGGAATCCCAGATCATTTAGATTTAGATTCAGATGGCGATGGAATTAAAGATATTATTGAAGGAGGCGGAATAGATGCTAATAATGATGGTGTTGTTGATAATATCAATCCTGATGGAACATTGATAAATGATTTAGATAACGATGGTTATGATGATACGTATGATTCAGATGCAGGTGGAGTAAGTTTGCCTTTAACAGATACAGATGGTGATGGTATACCAAACTTCCAAGATGTAGATGATGATGGTGACGGAATAAATACTACCGATGAAAATGTAATTTCAAATGATGGTGATCCAACTAATGATGATACAGATGGTGATGGTATCCCTAACTATTTAGATACAGATGATGATGGAGATGGCGTAGATACTAAAAATGAAGATGTTGTAAATAATGATGGTAATCCAACCAATGATGATACAGACGGTGATGGTATCCCAAATTATTTAGATACCGATGATGATGGCGATGGCGTTGATACTAAAAATGAAGACGTAGTAAGTAGTGATGGTAATCCAACCAATGATGATTCAGATGGCGATGGCGTTCCAAATTATTTAGATACCGATGATGATGGCGATGGTATTTTAACATCAGAAGAAGATGTAGTAAGTAGTGATGGTAATCCAACAAATGATGATACAGATGGTGATGGCGTTCCAAATTATTTAGATACAGATGATGACGGTGATGGTATTTTAACATCAGGAGAGGATGTTGTAAGTAGTGATGGTAACCCAACCAATGATGATTCAGATGGTGATGGCGTTCCAAATTACTTAGATAAAGATGATGATGGCGATGGCGTTGATACTAAAGACGAAGATGTTGTAAGTAGTGATGGAAATCCAACCAATGATGATACAGATGGTGATGGTGTTCCAAATTATTTAGATACCGATGATGACGGTGATGGTATTTTAACATCAGGAGAGGATGTTGTATCAAGTGACGGAAACCCAACTAATGATGATACAGATGGTGATGGCGTTCCAAATTATTTAGATACCGATGATGACGGCGACGGTATTTTAACATCAGGAGAAGATGTAGTAAGTAGTGATGGAAACCCAACCAATGATGATTCAGATGGTGATGGCGTTCCAAATTACTTAGATACCGATGATGACGGTGATGGTATTTTAACATCAGGAGAAGATGTTGTAAGTAATGATGGAAATCCAACCAATGATGATACAGACGATGATGGCGTTCCAAACTATTTAGATACAGATGATGATGGCGATGGTATTTTAACATCAGGAGAAGATGTTGTAAGTAGTGATGGTAATCCAACCAATGATGATACAGACGGTGATGGCGTTCCAAATTACTTAGATACCGATGATGACGGTGATGGTATTTTAACATCAGGAGAGGATGTTGTATCAAGTGACGGAAACCCAACGAATGATGATACAGATGGTGATGGCGTTCCAAATTATTTAGATACCGATGATGACGGTGATGGTATTTTAACATCAGGAGAAGATGTAGTAAGTAGTGATGGTAATCCAACCAATGATGATTCAGATGGTGATGGCGTTCCAAATTACTTAGATACCGATGATGATGGCGATGGTATTTTAACATCAGGAGAAGATGTTGTAAGTAGTGATGGTAATCCAACCAATGATGATACAGACGGTGATGGCGTTCCAAACTATTTAGATACCGATGATGATGGCGATGGTATTTTAACATCAGGAGAAGATGTAGTAAGTAGTGATGGAAATCCAACAAACGATGATACAGATGGTGATGGCGTTCCAAACTATTTAGATACCGATGATGATGGCGACGGTGTTTTAACATCAGACGAAGATGTTGTAACAAGTGACGGTAATCCAACGAATGATGATACAGACGGAGATGGCACACCAAACTATTTAGATACAGACGATGACGGTGATGGTATTTTAACGTCAGACGAAGATGTAGTATCAAGTGATGGAAATCCAACAAATGATGATACAGATGGAGATGGTACACCAAATTATTTAGATACTGATGATGATGGTGATGGCGTTTCAACAATAGATGAAGATGTTGATAACGATGGAAATCCAAATGATGACGATACCGATGGAGATGGTACTCCAGATTATTTAGATACTGATGACGATGGTGATGGAATAGATACTAAAGATGAAGACTCTAATAATGATGGAAATCCAGCAAATGATGATACAGATAATGATGGTATACCAAACTATTTAGATAATGATGACACAAGTTTAGATACAGATGGCGATGGCGTTCCAGATACGATAGATATCGATGATGATAATGATGGTATTCCAGATTTAGTAGAAAATGGAGGAGATTTCACATTAGATACTGATGGTGATGGTACACCAGATCATTTGGATTTAGATTCAGATGGCGATGGTATTTTTGATTTATATGAATCAGATTCAAATGCACCAGATGTAGATGGAGATGGAGTTATTGATGGAGATGGATCGTTATTTGGAAGAAACGGATTATATGATGATATTGAAACATTTACCGATAGTGATATATTAAAGACAGACCCAATCGATACAGATGGCGATGGAGAAAGAGATTTCCAAGATGTAGATGATGATGGAGATGGTATAAATACAATTGATGAAGATGTGGTTTCTGTAGATGGTAATCCAATCAATGATGATACCGATGGTGATGGTATTCCAAATTACTTAGATATCGATGATGATAATGATGGAGTTTCTACCGCAAGTGAATTTATGTTAGACTGTGATGAAGATGGTATTCCAGATCATATTGATGTTACACTTTGTGATTTAGTACCTAATGGATTCTCTCCAAATGGAGATGGTGTTAACGATACTTTTATTATACCAGCTGTTGCAAAATATCCTAATTTCCAATTGAAGATTTATAACCGATGGGGTAATATTGTTTATGATTATGATAATAATGGTAAGTCTAAACCTACTTGGTGGGATGGTACTTCCGCAGAACGATTGACCTTTAATAGAGAGAAAGGCGTTCCAGTGGGTACTTATTATTATACTATTTATTTCAACAAGGACAATAGAAAGCCAATTTCTGGTTGGGTTTATTTAAACAGATAAAATATGAAATTAGAGAAGATATTAGTAGGGTTATTAATGCTGTTGAGCGTAAGTATTTACGCTCAGCAAGACCCACAGTACACGCATTATATGTACAATATGAATATTGTGAATCCAGCTTATGCAGGATCACAAGAAGCGATGACGGTTAACTTTTTAGGTAGAAGCCAGTGGATTGGTATCCAAGGCGCACCCCAAACAGTCGCACTAGGAATTCATGCACCTGTAGGAAAGAAGGTAGGATTAGGACTCTCTATTATAGCAGACCGACTAGGACCTGTAAGAGAACAAAGCTCGTATGCAGATTTTAGTTATACCCTGCAAGTAGGAGAGGACAAACACTTAGCCTTAGGATTAAAAGCAGGATTCTCCTTTTTAGATGTGAACTTGCCTTTTATCCAAACAACCAACCCAGGAGATGTGGCTTTTGCCAATCGAATTAACAGAGCGCTCCCAAACTTTGGAGCAGGAGTTTTTTATTATACTGATAAGTTCTATGCAGGAGTCTCTTTACCCAATATGTTAAAGACCCTCCATTTTGATAAGGCAGGAGGAAGTATAACAAAAGCAAGTGATGTAGCCCATTACTTTATTACCAGTGGATATGTATTTGATTTAAGTGAAACTTTAAAGTTCAAACCTTCATTTATGGTCAAGACCGCACCTGGAGCACCAACCT from Lutibacter sp. Hel_I_33_5 carries:
- a CDS encoding type IX secretion system membrane protein PorP/SprF; translated protein: MKLEKILVGLLMLLSVSIYAQQDPQYTHYMYNMNIVNPAYAGSQEAMTVNFLGRSQWIGIQGAPQTVALGIHAPVGKKVGLGLSIIADRLGPVREQSSYADFSYTLQVGEDKHLALGLKAGFSFLDVNLPFIQTTNPGDVAFANRINRALPNFGAGVFYYTDKFYAGVSLPNMLKTLHFDKAGGSITKASDVAHYFITSGYVFDLSETLKFKPSFMVKTAPGAPTSIDLSGNILLNDKLEFGLSYRFDDSISTLINVRATNNLRLGYAYDHTVSNLGQFNSGSHEVFLLFDFSFVSDKIKSPRFF